In a single window of the bacterium genome:
- a CDS encoding SDR family NAD(P)-dependent oxidoreductase, whose translation IEEWKRVLSINLDSVFLCLNVLAPGMVERRSGRIIVYSACLGRMSGPGNAGGLAPYRISKAGVNALVRNFAHETGLGSRGFLVDAVCPNHTRTDMGGANAPRSVEEGAETAIWLASREFDPSTNQTGVLWEDRKVIPW comes from the coding sequence ATATTGAAGAATGGAAGCGAGTACTGAGTATCAATTTGGATTCAGTGTTTCTCTGCTTGAATGTCCTTGCTCCAGGAATGGTAGAAAGAAGAAGTGGGCGGATAATTGTTTACTCGGCATGCTTAGGGCGGATGTCTGGACCTGGTAATGCTGGCGGCTTAGCTCCATACCGAATCTCTAAAGCAGGAGTAAATGCACTTGTGAGAAATTTCGCCCATGAGACTGGTTTGGGTTCCCGCGGGTTTCTAGTTGATGCGGTCTGTCCGAATCACACTCGTACGGATATGGGTGGTGCAAATGCGCCTCGAAGTGTCGAGGAAGGTGCAGAAACAGCAATTTGGTTAGCAAGTCGTGAGTTTGATCCATCAACCAATCAAACCGGCGTCCTATGGGAAGACCGGAAAGTTATTCCTTGGTAA